Part of the Stackebrandtia endophytica genome is shown below.
CACGCGAGGTTTGACTCTTGACCGTGTTGACCGAACACCTCATGATCTGCGCGGTCTGTTCGACGGAGAGGTCCTCCCAGAACCGCAGGATCAGTGTCGCCCGGCGTTTCACGGGCAGGCGTTCCAGCGCCGACATGACGGCGATGCGTTGCGTGGGATCCTGGCTGTTGCTCGTGGACTCGGGGATCGTGTCGGTGACGCGCTCCCGGCGAAATCGGCTTCGGCGGCTCTCGTCGATCACCGTGTTCACGATGATCCGGCGAGTATAAGCCTCCAAAGAGGACTTTGATGCTCGAGGCCAGGCGGCGTAGAGTTTGACGAACGCTACTTGAACGATGTCCTCGGCACGGTGCCAGTCTCCACAGTTGAGGTAGGCGAATCGGCGCATCCGGTCCTGCCGGGTGACGACGAATTCGCGATACTCCGCTTCGTGGTCGGGTCGCATCTGCTCTCCTCAGGTTCTCTTACACCGGTAGAGACGAGGCGAATGATGCGTCAGGGGTGTCCGGGATCGCGAGAAATTCTCGTGAACGCGAAACGGGGCCGGGTTTAGGAGGCGCGGACCACCGCGCCCAGCCGATGCCGGTTCTTCCAGACGATGGCGCTGAGGTCGGCGAACGTCTCACACACCGGGTCGTCCCCCTCATCGGAGGTGGCCAGCGGGGTGGTGGCGCAGGCGACCAACACGTACGGCTCGGTGTCCTCGGGCAGGACCAGCATCGCGCCGTGCCGAACCCCGGTGATCCAGCCGTTCTTCGACGCCGAGGCGACCCCGCTGGGCAGTCCCCGCACCAGATCGGTGTTCAACTCCTGAGCGGACAGAACCGAGATCATCTCGGCGCAGGCATCGCGGGAGGCCATCCGGCCGGAGTGAATCGCCGACAACTGCGCTGCCAGGTCGGCCGCGGTGACCTCGTTGTCGACGCCGGCGTCGCGCGCACTGTAATCCTCGATCCCGCGGCGGGTGATACTGCGAGTGTCGCCGGCGACTCGGAAGGCGTCTTGAGCCGCGCCGTAACCGACTTGTTCCAGGACCAGGTTCGTCGCCAGGTTCGAGGACCGGACGATCATGCGTCGAATCAACCAGCGCAACGAGGCGGTGTCGCCCAGCCGATTCCACACCTCGGTGTCGCTGTCGTAGTGGGGATCCATCGCGAATATCCCGCCCACCGCCGAGGTGAACTGGTCGTGAACGGTCACCTCGGCGTCCAGGTCCAACAAGCCCGTGTCGGCCAGCCGATAGGCGGCCGCCATCACACCGATCTTCATCGTGCTGGCCGGATAGTGAGTGGCATCGGGCAGCCTGCTGTAGGCCGCGGTGAGGCCCGGGCGGCCGCACCATACGGAAACCGTGCCCTCCAACGCGACCAGTCGTTCCTCAAACGATGTCAATTCCTCCATGGCGCCAGAGGCTACCCGGTAGTCACTGTTCGCGCTATCCGCAAAAAGGCCGATCGCGCGGTCAACCGCTCACCGCGTCCGCGCGGGCCCGAAGCAGCCGTTGCTCAACTTGATTGTCGGTGAGACCGGCGGCCAGTAGGAACGCGTCCCGAGCCTCCTCGGCGCGATCGAGGCGGGCCAACAGGTCACCGCGAACCGCCGGCAGCAGATGATAGGACGACATCAGTTCGGTCTGCGCCAACGCGTCGACGATGTCCAATCCGACCTGGGGTCCGTAGGCTCGCGACACCGCCACCGCCCGGTTGAGCTCGACGACCGGCGACGGCGACACCGCGACCAGCCGGTCGTAGATCGCGGC
Proteins encoded:
- a CDS encoding SigE family RNA polymerase sigma factor produces the protein MRPDHEAEYREFVVTRQDRMRRFAYLNCGDWHRAEDIVQVAFVKLYAAWPRASKSSLEAYTRRIIVNTVIDESRRSRFRRERVTDTIPESTSNSQDPTQRIAVMSALERLPVKRRATLILRFWEDLSVEQTAQIMRCSVNTVKSQTSRGLQTLRGMVIESISDTSQGAQQ
- a CDS encoding serine hydrolase, with the translated sequence MEELTSFEERLVALEGTVSVWCGRPGLTAAYSRLPDATHYPASTMKIGVMAAAYRLADTGLLDLDAEVTVHDQFTSAVGGIFAMDPHYDSDTEVWNRLGDTASLRWLIRRMIVRSSNLATNLVLEQVGYGAAQDAFRVAGDTRSITRRGIEDYSARDAGVDNEVTAADLAAQLSAIHSGRMASRDACAEMISVLSAQELNTDLVRGLPSGVASASKNGWITGVRHGAMLVLPEDTEPYVLVACATTPLATSDEGDDPVCETFADLSAIVWKNRHRLGAVVRAS